The Nitrospira sp. CR1.1 sequence ACCCGCATCCTGAAGAGGTGGCCTCATACTTCAAGGCCGCCGCGCTGCCGGGACGGCTGTTCGACAGTCTGGTCATCGGCACGACGTTGTTGACGATTCTGAGTTGGGTCTATTTGTATGCCCATGCCCACGGACGCACCATCACCATTCCCGGGTGGATCGAGGCCTTCCTCGTGCGCCTGTATGTCTTGTTCATGAACCGGCTCTACCTGGATCAGCTCTATCTCAACATCGGCCGCGTCGTGACACAGGTCGCGCATCACCTGGAGAAACGGCTCTCGTGACGAAACTCAGGCAGTCCATCTCTCGCCGCGTTTCTGCGGCCGTCATCGGAGTCCGGTTGTGACAGCAGCCTGGATGACACCCTGGCTCCTTCTGGCCATTCCTGTGTTGGGCGCGAGCCTCGGCCTGCTGATGAGGGCCTCCCTCCAGCGGATGAAAACGGCAGCCCTGATGACGACGGGAGCGAGCCTGCTCTCCGTCATGGGCACATCTCTCGTGCAGAGTGAACCGGCGGCGGCGATGTCCTGGCTGTGTCTGCTTCCGGCCACAGCGTTCCTCACGCTGCTCGGGCAGCCGCTGCACCGGGATCACAGTTCAGCCTGGCTCATGACCCTGATCCTGCTCGGTGTGGCGCTGGGCATGCTCACGAGTCACGCGGCCCCGCACGACCTCTTGCTTGTCCTGTTCCTCGGTATCCTCTGCGGCTTACTCTATCGTCATCAACCGGCCTCCGCCCCGGCGACGTGGCGAGGCCTGTCCTCGTTCGGTCTGGGCATCATCTCCACCCTGATGGCGTTCGTGCTGCCGACCCCGGCTTCGACGATCGCGTCGCTGGTCACCTGCGCGACGCTTCTGCCTCTGTTGCCCCTGCACAGCGGATTCGTGGCGGCACTGAGCGGATTGCCGGGCAATCTTCCCGCATTCCTGGCCCTGTTACTGCCAACGGTCGGATTCCATACTCTGTATCTGCTGCTCCCATCTCTCTCGACGACGGCGCTCCACACGGTGGCCATTCTGGCGCTGGCGGGCGCCCTGTATGGTTCGCTGCGGGCCTTGATTCAGCCGCATCCGCTGCCTCGACTCGGCTATGCCGCGTTGGCCTTCTTTTGTATGCTCTGGTGGTACATTGCCGACACGGGAACCGCGCCGGTCCAAGCCATGGTCTATCTCAGCGCCGTGGGACTCACCACCAGCGGACTCCTGATGGCCTGGTACGCCATCCGCGCGCGGTATGGGGACATCGATTTCCGGGCACTCGGCGGCCTCGCCTATCCCATGCCCCGTTTCAGCACCTTGCTGGCGCTGCTGGCGCTTGCCGCTCTGGGCATGCCGCCGTTCGGCGTGTTTTCCGGCTTCTTGGGAATGTTCCTCACGCCCGCATTTACGCCGTCCGGACCGTTCGCCGTTATCATGCTCGTCTGGCTCACCGCGTCCTGGTACTACACCGATCTCATTCAACAGGTCGTGTTCGGCCAGCCGCGCCTGGACGTGCGGCACGAGGATTTGCGGCACACGGAATTTGTCTCCCTGCTCCTGCTGTTGCTGTTGCTCCTGATCCTGGGGACGGCCCCGTCCCGGCTGTTCGAGTCTCCTGCGGCCAGTCCTCCGGCTGCCGTCGCCATGAAAGGTGCGTCATGGACCCGATGATGCGCCCCGGCGACTCGACCGATCTCGAAACCCGCCGCATGGAATTGCGGGGCATGATTCGGCTCGCCAGCGAAGTCATCGCGCAGTATTGGCCCATGCGAACCTTCGTGCACCACAATCCCCTGCACAGCCTCGAGTATCTGCCGTTTACCGAGACGGTCCGCCGCGGCCAGCAGTTCTTGGGAGGGAATGGATATCTTCCCGGCGACCTGTATCGGCGATACGTCAAGACCGGTCGGATTCTGGTCCGCCACATCGATGACGCGTTGGCGTTGCTCGCGAAGGATGAAGAAGTCGACCTGGGCTCCTGCCGCATTTCACGGCGTGAGGTCATGCGTGCCTGCCTGACCCATGGCCTGTCCCGGACGGCCGAGGAACCGATTGACCGGCTCATGGAACGTGAACCGAACGAGGAACAGGTGGACGTCCTGGCCGAACGCCTGGTCGCCTTTGCCATGCCAACCGTGCAGGAACAGATGGCCGCGACGGTTCGCGACGATGTAGCCGCGTTAGGACGGGACCTCACCTTATCGACCTGGTGCGACCGGACAGTGGGCGCCAGGATCGGTGATCAGATCAACAGCGAACTGATCAAATGGTGCGAAGCCTTTCTGGACGAAGGCCACGCCACCTGGTCGATGCCGGGACGACGCCAGGGGTTGTATGCAGCCTGGAAGCAGGTGGCCGCCAATGAATGGACGACCTGCGGCATTGCCGACAGCCGCCGCAAAATTGCGGCGCTGCCCGAACATCCGGAAGACGTGGTCCTGGATTGTCTCGAGGCCTTGGCAATTCCCGCAGAGTTCCGGCAGGACTATCTCGGCCTTCAGCTGGCAGCGCTTCCCGGTTGGACGGGCTTCATCAAATGGAGGGCCGAAGAAAACGACTATGCCTGGCAGCAGGCGTACCCCGTCGGCCTGGTGAAATTTCTCGCCGTGCGTCTCTGGTATGTGCGCGAACTCGTCGAGAAAGTGTGCCGGGAGGAATTGGGCATCGAGGGAAACTATCGCGCGGTGTTGCGATTTATGGACCAGCAGCCTTCCGCGTATTTCATGCGGAAGGAATGGGTCGCCGGCCGCCTGCCGGCTCCCTATGCCGACCGGGTCGCGCGCCTGCATGCGCAATTGGCTGATCAACAGAACAGGGCCACTCAGTCCCGCGCATGGGAGCGACTGACCCACCACTATCAGATAGACTTCGGCCCGCGCCGGGAACGGGCCGCGCAGCGGGCGATGGCCCGACGCCTGCTCGCGCTCGCCCAAGCGCTTGAGATCGTGCCGACCCTGCTGATGGACGCGCCACCGGCCCCCCTTCGCCAGCTTCTGGACTGGATGGCCGCGTTTCCCGAATCGGCGCATGGCCCGGTCTGGCTGAAAGCGTTTGAGGCGGGCTATCAGGAGCATCTGTTCGGCATGCTGCGGCGCGCGCCGACCAAACCGCAACCCGCGGCGCCCGACGGTCAACCGCCAGTCCGCCCCCATTCGCAATCGGTCTTTTGCATCGATGTGCGATCCGAGCCGTTCCGCCGTCATTTGGAATCGACGGGCGCCAACGAGACCTACGGCTTCGCGGGATTTTTCGCCGCCCTCATTCGATATCGCGCATGGGGCAAGGAGCATGAAACCGAACAGTTTCCGGTGATCATGCGCGCCAAGAACGAAGTCCGCGAAATCCCCCGCAGCTACCTGGACCATTACGTGTCCAAACACCAGTCCCGGGCCAAACTGGTCCACGCCGGTCACACGCTGCTGCACGACTTGAAAGAAAACGTCGTCACACCGTATGTGATGGTCGAATCGCTCGGCTGGTTTTACGTCCTTCCCATGATGGGCAAGACCTTCCTGCCGGCTCTGTACAAACGCCTGACCGGCTGGATCCGCCGGCTGTTTGTCCCGCCGATCGCCACTATTTTAACCGTCGACAAGCTGGCGCCGGCTGAAACCGAAGAAATGGTGGTCTCCGAACAACGCGCGCTGATCTGGAAAGCCCTGCGCGATCGGCTCGGCCTGCATGGCTCGCGAGTGGAGGCCGAATTTGTCGAAGCGCTGCGGCGGCGGGCCCTCGACGAGGATGCGCCCGTCGAACCGTTCCTCAGCGAAGCCGCCCGGGCGGTCGATGTGTCGAGCGAACAATTGACCACCTTTTTGGACGAACTGCGTCGGCACTACCGGATCAACCGGCGCGCGGCGTCGCGCCAGAAAGAACGCATCACCCGCACCGGGTTTACCCTCGAGGAGCAGGTCCTGACCCTCGAAACGGCCTTGCGCATGATGGGCTTGGTGCGCAATTTTGCCCGGCTCGTGCTCTTCTGCGCGCACGGCAGCACGACGGAAAACAATCCGTTCGAGTCGGCGTTGGACTGCGGCGCCTGCGGCGGAAACGAAGGCAAACCGAATGCGCGGGTCCTGGCGGCCATGGCCAATCGCGCCCCGGTGCGCGAACGGCTGGCGAAACGCGGCATTATCATTCCGCCGGATACGCACTTCCTTGCCGGACAGGTCGATACCACAACCGATGAGGTGCAGCTGTTCGATCTCGAAGACGCGCCCCCGACCCACCGTAAAGATGTGGCCCGCCTCTATGATGATTTGCGGGAAGCGGCCCAGCTCACCAGCCAGGAGCGCTGTGCAAGATTTCCCGAGGTCGGCGCCGTCCTGCCCTTCGACAAGGCGTCGGGGCACGTGGCTGCGCGAAGCGCGGACTGGAGTCAGGTGCGGCCCGAATGGGGCCTGTCCGGCAACACCGCCTTCATCATCGGCCGGCGGGAGTTGACGAAGGGGCTGAATCTTTCCGGGCGCATTTTTCTGCAATCCTACGACCATCGGGAAGACCCGACGGATCGCTGGCTCGAAGTGCTCCTCACCGCCCCGCAAGTGGTGGCGCAATGGATCAACATGGAGCATTATTTCTCAGCGGTGGATAATGATGTGTACGGAAGCGGGAGCAAGATCTATCACAACGTCGTCGGCCGCGTCGGGATCATGTCCGGCCCCTGGAGCGATCTTCGCCTCGGCCTGGCCTGGCAAACCGTCATGAACGGTGAGCTGCCCTACCATGAGCCGATGCGCTTGATGACGCTGGTGGAAGCCTCGCGCTCGCGGATCGAAAAACTTATCGCGCGGCATGAAATCCTGCAACATTTCTATCACAACGAGTGGGTCCATCTGGCCGCGTTGGACCCTGAGGACGGCACCTGGTACCGCTACATGCCGTCCGGCGTATGGCGAAGGGTCCAGCATCCCAGCGAGACCTCACAGGCTGGGTAAACGCTCGATGTCGCAAGCGACGATCACTATCAAAGGAGTCGAGACATGGCCGCACTCACGTTGCATCCCATGAAAGAAATCCGCGTCATCGTGTCCGGAGAACACCGGCCGTTCGTGACGGAATTGTTGGACAAGGTCGAGGCGACCGGGTACACGATCATCGGCAACATCTCCGGGAAAGGGCACCATGGCGTCCGCGAAGCGCACTTCATGTTCAGCGAGCAGGAAAGCCTGGTGATGATCATGGCGGTGGTGCCGGAAGAAAAGGTGGAACCGGTATTGGCCGGATTACGCCCGTTGTTCGACCGCCACTCAGGGGTCATGTTCGTGTCTGATGTGTCCGTCAGCCGGCGTGACTATTTCGGAAAGAAGAGCGCCAAACCCTGACCGGATCACCGGGAACCCGCGACTGGTGAGCCCGCAAAGGCCGAGACCGACCTTGTCTTCTCACCGGTGATTGTCTACAATATGCCCCCGTTGGCTTGTAAGAGGAAGGACGGCGCGTGAAGGGATTACGGTTTGAACGGCTCGGGCGCGATCGCCACTACAACATCATTTTCCATATCGGCACCAGCTATGTGCCGGTGAGCGACGAGACCCTCGACGAGCTCAAGGCGCAAAGCCTGTTGTCCTCCGAACGTTTTCTCGACTTGCTCATCGACAAGATCGGCTATACCAACTACCTTAAAGAACAGATCCGCACGGAACTCCAAGCCTCCGGCGACCCCATGACTCAGATGACCGTCCTGCAGGGCGCGATTCGAGAGCTCTAAACCGGTTGCTGAAACAGGCGACCACCTTCGTTCTCGGCTCGAAAAATCCTCACCGTACCAAGAGGGTACACCTCCGGTGTTTTCCTCGCCTGCGGCCTCGCTGGGCACCTGTTTGAGCAATCGGGGAGTCCAGAAAATATCCATGCTGGTAAAGTTTGACGCTAGAGAGGATTGTCGTTAGACTTTCGACACCGTCAGATCTTCCCCCATGCCTTTACGTCGCAATCAGATCAATCCCGAGTTCTTTAACCGTAACGCAACGCTTCCATTTGAGCTTCGCCTCAAGGACTTTGATTTGGCGATGCAGGATATCTATGATTTCTTCTACGATATTAATCAAGGCTTGGTGGAGCGGGGGCTCCTACGGTTGGACGATATGCTGCGGCCAGCCATTATGTCCGGTCTTCTCTCGGATATGTTGACCGCCACTCTCGCGAAACATTCTCGCACTCTCACCGTGAATCTCTTTCATAACGGCCATCCTGATCTGGTGGTGAATGGGGTATATGCGGGGAACAAGGTAAAGGCCGGGACAGAGGGAGTGGAGATAAAGACCACCCGCAAATCGGGCGGCGCCGTGGACACCCACGGTGCGCGCAATCAATGGATGTGTGTGTTCGTCTATGCGGTCGATTGTGAGACCGAGCCTGCGAGGGATAGGAGACCGATGACCTTTACTGAATTATATTTGGGAAAGGTTACTCTAAACGATTTCAGAAAAAACTCGCGTGGGGAGCTGGGAACTCGGACCGCCACCCTCCATAAAAACGGAATCGAAAAGTTGAGACAAAACTGGATCTACAAACTCAAGGAATAGTTGGCGTCATTTTTGAACGCAACCAGTTTGGGTAGAGACTTGCGGGCCATTTCAAAATAGAGCAGATCCTTCTCGATCCCCACACTTTCATATCCCACCGTTTCAGCCGCCGCGATGGTGGACGCCGCACCACAGAAAGGGTCGAGTATGACGCCTTTACCCAAAGGCAGGACTCCTCTAACCAAGGTGCGAAGGAACTGCTGAGGTTTTAAGCTTGGGTGGGGAGCCAGCACTCGCTCTAATTTGTTCGTAGGCGATGAAGGGATGACATCTCCAAATGGCTTGTCTTGGGAGGGACGACGGAATCCTCCTGTTCCCCATTTTCTGAGGTTATCCTGAACTCGCCCTTCCAGCGGCTTTCGAAACAGAAGCCAGGGCTCCCACATGGATCGCGGCATGACACTGATATCTGAAAACTCCTCGTGAGCAGCTTTTGGTCTGTCCCCTCCGCGCATTGTCATCACTAATCGAACGATCTCACCTCGGCGTTCCAAACCAGCCCGCGCCAGAGCCCCCGATACCAAGTAGGATAGTAGAGGATTCGAAGCAACAATCACATTTGCCCCTGGTACAAGGACCGGTATTAGTACCTTGGCCCAGTCAAAGAAAAATGACTCGAGATTACGCAGGTCGTGAGTCGAGAGAACCGTAAAACGGGGGAGAGGGGAACGCTGAGTTCCGTCAAAGGACGGAGGGATACGCCACACCCCCCCCTTTCTAGCCCTTAGTTTATTCTGCTGGTCAATGCTGTATTCGAACAGGCCATACGGGGGATCAGTAACCACGGCATGGACCGAGTTCGGCTGCTGCTGCTTGAGCCAATCTAGACAGTCAGCATGAACGACGCTTGATCGACCGAATGTATAACTGCGATGTGTTTGGTATAGGGCTGGCGCTTCACGAGAGATTTGATGTCCGTGAGTCGATCTGAGAGCATAATGTGCACGCGCTGTGCGAACGAAAACGGTCGGCGTATTCAAACGCAAATACGACCGCACGCTAGAACCGGCTGCAGACCCTATCAGCTCCATGACCTGGCGCTCGATAGTCTGAACAGAAGCGCCACCTGGCGAGGCAGAAAGGACAGAAAAGATCGCGTCTCGCACTTCACCTGGTCGTCGCCTGGTTAGCATTGTCATAGGGAGGTGCATACGATATGACGTCTAGACGTCTTTGTCAATGCGTACCGCTAACTCTCTGGGAACTTCTCCACTGGGTCCTCAATCCCCCGTCTGACCGCTGGCGAAGAGGGCGTTCATGATGGCGTTCTTCTTGGCAGGATCTTTTTCGAAGCGGATGGCTTTGGAGAAGTTTTCGGCGGCACTTTCCCGTTTCCCCTTGGCAGCATAGATTCTGCCGATGCCGTAGAGCGCCTGCGCTTCCTCGGGATTGGCTTTCACGGCGCGGTTGAAGGCATCCATCGCCTCGGTGGGGCGGGATTGCTCCATCAACAACCAGCCAAGCGCGGTGTGAGCCGGAGCGAGTTCCGGGTTCGCTTCCGTGGCCGCGCGATACTCTTTGACGGCGAGATCCATGCGGCCTTTGGTTTCGTAGACCCCTCCCAACGCGAAGTGAATTTCCGCATCGTTCGGATTGAGACGCAGCGCTTCCTTGTAGGCCTGGAGCGCCGGTTCGAACTTTCCCTGCTCCGCCAGCGCGCAGCCGAGATTGGCATGGGCCACGCCATCGTTCGGATTCAGCTTAATCACTTCGCGATATTGAGGGATGGCCATTTCGAGCCGGCCCTGTTCCTGATAGGCGACGCCGAGGTTTGTCCGGGCCGCGGCGAAGGTCGGATCGAGTTTCACCGCCTCCCGATATTCCTTGATCGCCATTTCCAGATGCTCCGCCCGCTCGTGGATCTGGGCCAGAAAATAATGGGGATAGGCGGATTGCGGGGCAAGCCGGACAGCTTCTTTGTAGAACACGACTGATTGTTCCGACTGGCCGGACTGCGCTAGAAACATCCCCTGCACCAGGTTCAGGTACGCATTGTCAGGATGCTGCTTCAGGAGGGTGTGCACCCATTCCCCCACCCGTTCGATGTCATCCGCTTCCTGCATGGCATGGGCATGGACCCGCCAGGCGTCGGCAAATTCACCGCGAATCAGGTGTGTCACATTCAACGCGAAATAGGGCCGAGGGTCTTTTTCGTCGGCCGCTTCGATCGCACGGATCCAGGCCCCGGCTTCATACCCCAACCGGTCCCAGTCGCCCGCAAGGAGGGCCGTTTCGATCTGATTGATAGGCTGATTCATGGGATGGCTCGATACCGGTCAGCGCGTCAACGCATCCTGCACATCCGGCGGAGTCGCCTGCATGCGTGCGCCGAGGATTGGATACCGGGCGGCGATTTTTTCTTTCATCAGCCAGGCGATGGTGCGATAGGACCAGTGCCCCTTCACCCCGGATCGTAATTTCGCGATGTATTCCGCTTCGGCATAGTCCATCTTGAACAGGCAGCGTACGGAGAATCCGAACGGAATGGCGTAGAGCGCGGCTTCCTGGCTGGCCTTCTTCAACCTTTCGATGTCCGATTTCACATGCCCCATCGCCTCTCGATATTCCTGTTCGAGCCCGGCTTCAGCCAGGATAGGCGGCGTGTCGAATCCATGCACCGTGGTGAAATTCTGTTGCACCTGCTGGCAGCGGCGGTGCCGGTGCATGTCGCGCCACCCGCCGATATCCATCATAACGTCAAAGATAAAGGCATATCCGCTGCGGAATTCCTTGATCAATTCATCGTACGGTCCGCGTTTCTGAAATGCGACTTCCAGCGTGTCCTGCTTTTGTTTTTCGGTCCAGTCCCGGACGACGGCGAGAATGTTTCGATACGGGGCCTGGGATGCTCGATAGAGCAGCGTCGTCACCACTTCATCCAGCGGGTCGTGAGGCTCAATCAAATCCACTGGCTCCGCGGCTCCATACGCGGCGGGTTGATCCAACCCTGTGCCCTTCAGCACCTCCTTCGCGTAGCGGGCCAGGTCACTGTACACTTCGGCTTGATAGACATTCGGTTTCGCATACCGCGCCAGAGTGGGAGCCATCGGCTCGCCTAACCCGGCCGCCTGACCGCACAGTTCACCCCACAGATTCACCGGCGGCTTTCGACAGGCGTCCTGCAACTCTTCTCCCACTTGGCGCAATTCCGGTATCTGCGAGGACAAGAGGCGCGTGATCTGCTTTTCGAGCGTCCGAATGCTGACAACCTGCCCCACATTCGTCTGCGCCGCCAGCGGCAGGAGGTAACGGGTGACATCGAAGGCTCGCGCGGTGATGGCCCGTTGATAGGCGGCGGGGGTCATGCTCTCCGGTCGAGGCTCACGTTCGGTGAGGAATTGCCTCAAGGGGTCGTGCAGGGCGCGATAGACCGTCTGAAGCCCTCGCAAAATGCCTAGATAGCTTCCCTCCGTCTCCTGTCCGCTGATCGTGCCAGGGACATACCAACTGGTCGAGGCGAAATTCTGATACCGGCTCGACTTGGCCTGCCCGTCCCACACCGGTTCGTCTTCCAGACGAATGGCGGCGAGTTCGGAAATCTGTTCGAAGCAAATAATGACATGGCCCAGGTCCGCAATCGAACCATGCCCGTAATCGAAATAAAACTGTTCCCAGAATTTCTCGGAGGAATGGCCGTGCACCCACTTGATGCTGTCTTCGATTGAGTCCGGAGACCGGCTATACCGGGCCAGGGCATAGGCGGACTTCTCCGGTGGCATCGGAGCCAGGGCGATGACGCGGCGGGCTGGAGTCGTCATAGGCTTGAACTATCGGACTGAGCGGCTTCTGAATCGAACGCGCGAAATCTCGGCGGCGCACCGCCGTTTTAAACAAGGAGGGCACTATACGCCCGCGGCGGAAACGGTGCAACCGCGTCGTCTCTCATCACAACGGTTCCTGTTTTCGGACGAGGAGCGGTTATTCACCAATGGCCTCCGCCATCGATGACCGATTGCTGTGACGACCCATTTCTGAGCCCGATACTCATCACGCATCACGCGATTGAGCCGCCGGCCGCGTTGACTTGCCCGCGAGCCCGCCGTTATAGTCCCGCTCGAATAACCGCGAGCCCACTACCAGAGCCATGATTAAGGCCATCAAAGGCGTTAAAGATCTCCTTCCGGAAGAGTCCCCTCGTTGGCGATTCATTGAGGATACCGCGCGGCGCTGGGCGTTCAATTACGGATTTCAGGAAATTCGCGTCCCGATCTTCGAGACCACGACGTTGTTTGCGCGCAGCATCGGGGCAACGACGGACATCGTCGAAAAAGAAATGTACACCTTCGCGGATCGGGACGGTTCCTCCCTGACCTTACGGCCGGAAGGAACGGCCGGGACGGTTCGCGCATTCATCGAACATAACCGGGCGGCCGATCCCAGGCCGCAAAAATATTGTTATGCCGGTCCCATGTTCCGCCACGAGCGGCCACAGGCCGGGCGGCTGCGGCAGTTCCATCAGTTCGGGGTGGAATCCTTCGGGGTGTCCGATCCGCGGGCCGATGTCGAAGTCCTGTCGCTTCTGTGGAGATTTCTTTCAGACCTCACGCTGCCGGGGTTGACCCTGGAAATCAATAACCTCGGGTATGCCGAGGACCGGACCCGCTATAAACCGTTGCTCGTGGCGTTTCTGAAGGGTGTGGAAAGCCGTCTCTGCGGGAACTGCCAACGCCGGATCGAGGCGAATCCGTTGCGGGTGTTGGACTGCAAGGTACCCGAATGCCGCGCTGCCACGGAGGAAGCGCCACAGCTGGCCGATTCCCTGTCACCGGAGGCGCGCGATCATTTTGAACGGGTGACGGCTGGCCTCCAGGCCGTGGGTATTCCCTTTCATGTAAACGCTCGCCTCGTCCGTGGCCTCGATTATTATTGCCTCACGGCGTTCGAGGTCACCTGTTCGCATTTAGGGGCGCAAAACGCGGTTGGTGCTGGCGGTCGATATGATGGTCTTGTCGAACAGCTCGGGGGTGCCGCGGTGCCGGCGGTCGGGTTTGCCGTCGGCCTTGAACGGATTGCATTGATGTTGCCCGAGACGTTCGTCGTACCCGCCATCCCGCGAGTCTATGTCGCGGCCTTCGGCACCCAGGCTGCAGATGCCGGCTTCGTACTTCTGGATGAGCTGCGCCGGGCGGGTCTGTCGGCAGACATGGATTTTCGCTCCGCTTCACTCAAGGCTCATCTCAGGCAAGCTGATCGCCTGGGAGCTCGCTACACCATTCTCCTCGGCGATGACGAGGTGGCAAAAGGCACGGCTACTGTGCGCAATATGCAGACGAAAGCCCAGGAAGATGTCTCCATCCCAGACCTTGTTGCCGTGTTTCGAGAGCGGCTTCTCAACGGTCATTCCACTCCTTTTTCCAGTTGACTTTCCTTCCCAAAATTCGTACGCTCCGCTTGCAAGTTTAAATATATAAACTATTGATTATTAAGCACTACTAAAGTTTTTCCACAGGCAAGTCTTTATGGGCGCCTTGAAGGTCGGTTTCCTCTTATCCACACCCCCATCACATCCCAGCGTCGTGACGGTGGCCGCGTTATCGTCCGAAGCGATCAGCCAGGGTGCCGATGTCTATCTGTATTGCATCGATCACGGGGTGAAAAATCTTCGCGACCCCCGCTATGCCGAACTCGTCGGTCGCGGCATGAAGCTGTTCGTCTGCGCCTACGGGTGTCAGCAACATGGAGTGTCGACGGATCAGCTCGATCCACGGATCTCCCTCTGCGGGTTAGTCGTACTCTCGAACATCGTCAACGGCTGCGACCGATTCCTGGCCTTCACCTGATAGTTCCTCAAAGGATTCAATTGTGGCCGCGACTGCTTCCATCGTGCTGATGATTCGTGAGGATCCCCTGACATCCGCTGTTCCGGTCGAGGCCCTTCGCATTGCCTTGGGATTGGCTGCGGGTGAAAATCCGATCACGGTCATTCTGATGGGATCTGCGGTTCATCTCTTAGCTGAAGAGTCAGATGAGATTGTGGATCTGGAAATCCTCGAAAAATATCTCCCCTCGTTTGAGCATCTCCAGATTCCATTTATGCTGGTCTACTCTTCAGGACCGCGGCCTGACATTCAGAAGGGATTTGCCGTTACCGTTGGAACATTGGAATCCGCCCGACAGGCCATGGCGTCTGCGGACCGGGTCTTAGTGTTTTAACAATAGTGAGTTTGTATGCCTGAGCATAAGACACTGTATCTCCTTCGTCGGCCGATTTCGGACCCGGCCGAGTCACTGTTACCCTCAGCCGCCGAGACTCAGCTTTCCGATCGGGTTTCTCTCGTTCTGTTGGAAGCTGCTGTATCGACGCCACCGCCATTTCCCGGTCCTGTCTATATTCTCCATCAGCAATCCGGTGCGCCGATTCAAGAGGGTTCCGGAAAAAATATTTCCTATCGGGAACTTGTTGCGTTGATTGCCGAGCATCACTCGACCATTGTGCTGTAATCCGGAAGCTCTTCTCTTATATATCTTTCAAGTAAAGAGAAGATCAGGAGGCGTCGGAGTCGGAGTAGGAGATGTGGGTTCTGTGGATGAACGTGGGGAGGGGCGCGGGTAGTGACGATGGAAGATCCTGGCCCATGTTGATGAGATGGTGTATAAGGCAGGGGGCTTTCAGGGATAACGTGAGGGGACCTGTGCATGAGGCGGCGCGATGAAAGTGGCGATGGGTGGATGTCCACAGGAATGCCGGAAACATTCTCAGCGCAGCATCAATAAAATCGCGCGGGACTATGTATTTGTCCACACCTGTGCATAAGCCTGTGAACATTCGTAAGTGATTGAATTACTAAGATGAATCAGATGTGGAATGACGCGTTGGTGTATATTCAAGAGAAGGTGCCGAAACAGGTGTATGAAACCTGGTTCACTCCGGTCGTGCTTGATCGGATTGAAGAAACGACGGCCTATCTCGCCGTTCCAAACAAGTTTTTTGGCGACTGGTTGGGAGAGCATTATCACGATCTGCTGGCGGAAGCGGTGTCGGCCGCCCAGGGCGGCGGACGGATGGATGTCTCGTTCGTGGTCAACCATAAGCAAGTCCCCGCCCAGGCACAGCCCGATCAGTCTGCGCCGGATACAGCCGGGCGCGGGTTCGTAGCCTCGCGATCGAAGCGCGGCATTCAGCTGAATCCGAAATATACGTTCAAGAGTTTTGTCGTCGGCGCCGGAAACCAGTTTGCCCATGCAGCTTGTATGGCCGTGGCCGAGCAACCGGCGAAAGCCTACAACCCGTTATTTCTGTACGGCGGCGTGGGATTGGGGAAAACCCACCTCCTGAATGCCATCGGGAACTATTTGGCCGAACGCAGTGATTTGCGGATCGCCTACCTGACGACGGAACAGTTTACCAATGAGGTCATCAATTCCATCCGGTACGACAAGATGGTCGACCTGCGGAAGCGGTACCGCAACGTCGATATGTTAATGATCGACGACATTCAGTTTT is a genomic window containing:
- a CDS encoding tetratricopeptide repeat protein, whose protein sequence is MNQPINQIETALLAGDWDRLGYEAGAWIRAIEAADEKDPRPYFALNVTHLIRGEFADAWRVHAHAMQEADDIERVGEWVHTLLKQHPDNAYLNLVQGMFLAQSGQSEQSVVFYKEAVRLAPQSAYPHYFLAQIHERAEHLEMAIKEYREAVKLDPTFAAARTNLGVAYQEQGRLEMAIPQYREVIKLNPNDGVAHANLGCALAEQGKFEPALQAYKEALRLNPNDAEIHFALGGVYETKGRMDLAVKEYRAATEANPELAPAHTALGWLLMEQSRPTEAMDAFNRAVKANPEEAQALYGIGRIYAAKGKRESAAENFSKAIRFEKDPAKKNAIMNALFASGQTGD
- a CDS encoding DUF2309 family protein, encoding MDPMMRPGDSTDLETRRMELRGMIRLASEVIAQYWPMRTFVHHNPLHSLEYLPFTETVRRGQQFLGGNGYLPGDLYRRYVKTGRILVRHIDDALALLAKDEEVDLGSCRISRREVMRACLTHGLSRTAEEPIDRLMEREPNEEQVDVLAERLVAFAMPTVQEQMAATVRDDVAALGRDLTLSTWCDRTVGARIGDQINSELIKWCEAFLDEGHATWSMPGRRQGLYAAWKQVAANEWTTCGIADSRRKIAALPEHPEDVVLDCLEALAIPAEFRQDYLGLQLAALPGWTGFIKWRAEENDYAWQQAYPVGLVKFLAVRLWYVRELVEKVCREELGIEGNYRAVLRFMDQQPSAYFMRKEWVAGRLPAPYADRVARLHAQLADQQNRATQSRAWERLTHHYQIDFGPRRERAAQRAMARRLLALAQALEIVPTLLMDAPPAPLRQLLDWMAAFPESAHGPVWLKAFEAGYQEHLFGMLRRAPTKPQPAAPDGQPPVRPHSQSVFCIDVRSEPFRRHLESTGANETYGFAGFFAALIRYRAWGKEHETEQFPVIMRAKNEVREIPRSYLDHYVSKHQSRAKLVHAGHTLLHDLKENVVTPYVMVESLGWFYVLPMMGKTFLPALYKRLTGWIRRLFVPPIATILTVDKLAPAETEEMVVSEQRALIWKALRDRLGLHGSRVEAEFVEALRRRALDEDAPVEPFLSEAARAVDVSSEQLTTFLDELRRHYRINRRAASRQKERITRTGFTLEEQVLTLETALRMMGLVRNFARLVLFCAHGSTTENNPFESALDCGACGGNEGKPNARVLAAMANRAPVRERLAKRGIIIPPDTHFLAGQVDTTTDEVQLFDLEDAPPTHRKDVARLYDDLREAAQLTSQERCARFPEVGAVLPFDKASGHVAARSADWSQVRPEWGLSGNTAFIIGRRELTKGLNLSGRIFLQSYDHREDPTDRWLEVLLTAPQVVAQWINMEHYFSAVDNDVYGSGSKIYHNVVGRVGIMSGPWSDLRLGLAWQTVMNGELPYHEPMRLMTLVEASRSRIEKLIARHEILQHFYHNEWVHLAALDPEDGTWYRYMPSGVWRRVQHPSETSQAG
- a CDS encoding P-II family nitrogen regulator, producing MAALTLHPMKEIRVIVSGEHRPFVTELLDKVEATGYTIIGNISGKGHHGVREAHFMFSEQESLVMIMAVVPEEKVEPVLAGLRPLFDRHSGVMFVSDVSVSRRDYFGKKSAKP
- a CDS encoding site-specific DNA-methyltransferase, producing the protein MLTRRRPGEVRDAIFSVLSASPGGASVQTIERQVMELIGSAAGSSVRSYLRLNTPTVFVRTARAHYALRSTHGHQISREAPALYQTHRSYTFGRSSVVHADCLDWLKQQQPNSVHAVVTDPPYGLFEYSIDQQNKLRARKGGVWRIPPSFDGTQRSPLPRFTVLSTHDLRNLESFFFDWAKVLIPVLVPGANVIVASNPLLSYLVSGALARAGLERRGEIVRLVMTMRGGDRPKAAHEEFSDISVMPRSMWEPWLLFRKPLEGRVQDNLRKWGTGGFRRPSQDKPFGDVIPSSPTNKLERVLAPHPSLKPQQFLRTLVRGVLPLGKGVILDPFCGAASTIAAAETVGYESVGIEKDLLYFEMARKSLPKLVAFKNDANYSLSL